In the genome of Paenibacillus pabuli, the window TATGGGCGCATGGTTGAGGGACTGAATTGGGTGCTTGGTGTCGGCAAAAAAATTAAACTGCCCGTGTCGTCGTTTGCACTCGCCGTGTCCTTAATCTTTCGTTTTATCCCGATGATCTGGAGTGAATGGCAGCGATTCTCGCTGATCGTCCGGGCACGCGGCAAAGCTGCATTACGACCGAATACGGTACGTGTGCGTGATCTTGGTCCAATGGTCATTCCTCTGCTCATGGCGCTGTTTCAGCGTGCAGAAGATATGACGATTGCGATGGAAATGCGGAAAGTTAGAGAGAATTCCTTGCTTGGAGCACGTTCCTCCTTATTGGTATGGTCCAAACGAGATACATGGATTTGCATGACTGGACTTATTGTTTTTGTATTTTATATCTGGATCAGAGACTGAAACGCAGTGTTTGCCATGGATCATGCATAAATCCTTTCATTTCCGTTCAAAATAAACATGCTTTGATCACCACGAAGCAGATATGGAGGGACGAACGATGAAGGATAAATTTTTGCAAGAAGAAAGACAAGAATATACCGATGTGTCCACGGTGGAGTCGCAGCGAAATGATATCACACTCGAAGAGTTCCCAGAAGGTCCTTATGGCTCTTCTCTAATGTCTGAATCTCTTGGCAAAAGCTCGCCATGGCGAGTGGATCAAAGGAGCGCGCACCGTTTCGATTATGAAAATCATGAACTGCACGAAGGGGAGGTTCGGGATTATCCCGGCCAGGACGTCTTCGATGAATCGGTCCCCGATAGTGTAACAAAGCCACAATACCCGGAAGAAGAAGAATCGTAATGACGTTTTAATATAAATTAGATGATAGCCTCCGGCAGGATATTTCTGTCCGGGGGCTATTTTTAGTTGAATCGAAAAAAAACAAATCTCCTCAAATTCCACAATATGGGTTATCATAGGCGTAGCTTATACTAAAAAGGTATGTGATATATCAAATTGATGAAGATCTAAAGAGCAAAGTGATTGGATTTGTAAATCTAGAAAACTAGGAAGTGTTTTCAAATTCAGGCAAGCTATCCGATGATGGAGGGTAACGTTCAAGCCGACTTATGCTGGCGGATGCGCAGATGATTTTCTAAGGAACTCAGGACGTCTTATTTCGCCTTCGGATACTCTTTCTTAAATGTAAGGAACATCAGACACGTTATTTCCCGAAATCTATGACAAAAATGCTGTAAACGGCTGTTTATCCTAATATAGCGTGTCTCAGATTCCTTAGATTTCTGCGGTCACTTCCAATCCATAAATAGGACGCCTCCGATTCGTTAGCCTCGCTCCACGCTCTGCTTCTGAGCATGCTCAGTTCCGCTTCGGCGTTCAGCTAGTTTGAAGATACACTTATTAATTGGAGGATTTCAGAATGAGAGAGATTAACTACAGCGATTATTTTTGGCAGGATGATCAGGTCAGATTGCGTGCTTTGCGTGAGGAAGATTGGGAAAATCATTATTATAACCGTTTCGACTCACCTGCTCGCCGTTTACTGGAATGTGCAGTGGAGCTGCCCCCTACGAATGCTGAGGCAAAGAAATTTACGGAAGCCTTTTCCGATTTTTCTCTAGACAGAGGACGAATCATGTTTACGATTGAAAATATGGATGGTGAGAATGTCGGGGGCGTGAACCTGAACAGCATCGATGAGAGGAATGGTACCTTTAGCATTGGAATTCAAATTGACAGGGACCATCGCGGAAAAGGATACGGGACGAGAGCCATTCGAATTTTACTCAAATATGCCTTTTTCGAGCGCAGGCTTAATAAATTCAATGATTGTGTTCTCGAAGGAAATGAACCTTCCGCAGCCATGATGAGAAAGCTTGGATGTGTGGAGGAGGGCGTGCGTCGTCAGGTGATTTATACCGATGGAAAATACCAGGATCTGATCCTGTTCGGATTAACCAAAGACGAGTTTATTGATAAGGAAGGGCTTGCGTAAGTCCATTTTAAATCAGAGAGACCAGATGTTTATGATCTGCCAATGTTAGTTGGGTAACTGACAATGTGCAAGGGGTGAAATTGTTTTAATAATATCCAAATCTGAGGTGATCGTGTGGATAGAGCAATACCCGATCCAACATGGCAAAGGTTAGGTTTTTCTGAACATCCTGATGTTCATACTTCAGGTCAGGGAGTAGGGATTGTAATTATTGATTCAATCAAGCCACATCATCTCATAAATCACTTAAATACTCGAATTAAATGTGTTACCGTACATGAAAATCTGACCGTCACCATGAAGGACATTTCATCTAATAACGGGGAGGAAGATCATCTTAAAGGTGAGCATGGCCTTATGAGTGTGCTGGCTTTGACCCATGAGCCAATTCGATTAGAGGGAATGATTCATGTCGGAATTGCACCAGCGGCAACATATATCGTTCTTGATCATGGAGCATTTACAGCAGGAGAAGGAGAACGTCTGAAAAAAGGAATGGACTGGATTCTTGAACATGGTATCGAATGGAATATAAAAATTATTCTAAGCACGGGTTGGCAGGCATTAGATGATGAAGTTCATCTTCAAAATACGAGAGAAAACTCGACAGTTAAAGCACTGGATTCAGCCGTTCAACAGGGGATTTTGGTTATTTGCTCGAATGGGAATACACGTTTAAACAACATTATGCCGCCAATACAGTATTTAGCGGTTGGTGGCTACGTTGATCGTGGAAGGGCTGATCGTTCATCACATGTTCCTTTCCCGGATGAACCTTATGGCAGAAATGGAGACGGTCACTTCAGACCCGATGTTTTGGCTCCCAGACTACACCTTACAATCCCCTCTTATAAAACGGAAGAACGTGATCATAGTGTATCTTATTATGGAGGAACATCTGGAGCTGCTGCGCTTGTCGCTGGTGTTGCCGCCTATTTGTTCTCTCAATTTCCGGAACTAAGTTCCGATATGTTGAGGCGTGCCTTGGTTGAGTATGGTGACCCATTTGAGAGTTATGATAACCCTGCTCCGAGAATTAATGTTGCTAATACGATACGTTATCTAAAAACTGTTGGTGGGCCAAAGTACATACCAAATACTTTACTAATTACAAGTATTCAAAACCCCTTTGTGGCCATTCATTCGATGGATGAGATTGAAAGAGCGCTTGCTTTAACTATGTTAGTCCGGAGTAATGTGTTATCACGAGAAGAGTTATGGGATTTCACTGAGGATTCATCTCCTATTGTTCGTAAAATTGCGGTATCGACCCTCCGTGAACCAATAAACGAACAAGAGCGGAAGTTTTATTGGGAGTGCTTATTGCATGAAAAAGAAGGTGGCGTAAGAGGGTGGTATATGCATGGGTTATTGCAAAATGCTCCAAAGGAGGAGATACACAATTGGATGAACTCTGCGACAGATATCAATTGGTCGGTTCGATGGTGTGTCAGCGAATATATGGCTCAATACCCAGAGTATTTCCCCCAACTTGAAAAAACGCAAGATCCTGACTCCATACAAGCCAACGCATTGCCCTTATGGCAATGGTACACGGCCTTATATTGTAAAGAAAATTAGGTTCTCAATAAACCAATAAAAGCAATGAAAAGAGGCATTATGAAACAAACCATACAAAGTGATGAATTAATCATTGATTGCAAAGATATTTATTTGCGTGAGTATCGACTTGAGGATTTGCAGAAATTGCAGGAGATCACCTGGCAGCCCGAGGTTTACGAATTTTTGCCGGGATGGAATGCTACAGTTGAAGAGAGAACTCTTTGGCTCACTCAATACGAAATCCCTGAGAATCAGAATTTTAAACAAGCTGTTTTGGCGGGAGGAGACATCGGAGACCTCTGTTTACGTTTGGCTATCGTGCTCAAAGAAAATGATGAGTTTATTGGATGGTGCTGCTCAGGGATCAAGGATGAACTGCCAGCGCCCAATCGTGAGATTATGTACGGCATTTCGAAATACTTCCGGAACCGTGGTTATACAACGCAGGCAGTACAAGGAATAACACAATATTTATTTGAAAATACAAACGTTACAGTATTGAATGCCATCGCTTTATTGACGAATCAGGCATCGAATAAGGTAATACAGAAATGCAATTTTGAATATCTGAATATGATTGAAATCGAAAATGAACCGTACAACCATTACCAATTGTTGAAGCACCAACAATAACCCTACTGTAATTGGCTCAAGATGACTGCACAGGAGTGATCCCATGGATTCCAAACCCCAACTTGTTTTAGATCTGGCCGGTGTGCTGATCTCCAATCTTTCCTCTTCATTCTGGCAGGAGCTTGCTAGGTATGCAGGTACGCCTTTTCCTGTATTAATCGATCAATTGAGTGCTATACGCAAGGATTTGTGGACGGGAAGGTTGACGGAGGGGCGGTTCTGGATCTGGATGCAAACACAATATCCCAATATTGAAAAGATGTATGCTTATGAATTGCTTGAACAAACAACAGAGTTGCTACCTGCCATGCATTGTCTTGAACGATGGAGCGAGCAGGCGGAACTTCATCTCTTGAGCAATCATTGTCATGAATGGATTGAACCCATTTTGCCGTTGATCCAACCATATTGCAAGAGCATAACCATTTCCAATCAGGTCGGATATTGCAAGCCAAATATAGAAATATATAAACTTGTACAATCTCATCTACACAGGGATGTACGCATTATATATGTGGATGATCAAGCTAAAAATTTGAAGCCTGCAGCTGAGCTGGGATGGGAAACATTACTTGCTGATGAACAGCATCAATGGATTGCTGAAATGGACGGATGGCTCGCAGACCAACGATATTCCACGATATAGATGCACTACATACCAATCCACCTATCCATCAATTCGATGCTAAACCAATACCCCTATCAATTCTCGGCAGAAATGATAGGGGTATTGGTCATATGATAAGAGTGGCAAGAAAACGGAAAGCTGCGTTTTGCAAGCCTCGTTCGACTTAGACTTCATTCTTGACCAATGGCAGCAAAATCGTAAATTCCGTTCCTGCACCTGGTTGGCTGCGCACTGTAATTTTCCCGCCATACGACTCCACAATCGAACGGGTAATGGCAAGGCCAAGACCCGCGCCCCCTTGTTTTCTTGAACGGGAAGAGCTTGTTCGATAGAAGCGTTCAAAGATGTGAGGGAGATGCTCCGGTTCAATCCCCGAGCCGTTATCTTTGACGGTTAACTCGGCTTTATGATGAGCGGCATATAACGTGATGCTGATGGCTCCCCGATCTGAATCGGTATGCTGTACTGCGTTGTGGAACAGGTTGAGTACAACCTGCTTCAATTTGTGAGCATCAGCCATGACATGGACTTCAGCGGTCAGGTCGAGATGAACTTGTCTTTCCCGAGCCATCATGACCAGCTGCGGCTGCATTTCGAGCAGCAGACTGCCCAGTTGGATGATTTCCTGTTCCTGCTGAGGCGCCTGATCCAGCTTGGTCAGCATTAACAGATCCTCTACAAGTTTGTTAATCCGTACCGATTCACCGTACATGCTGTTCAAAGCACTATATAATTGCTCGCTGTTGGAGGCTGCACCGCGCTTGAGTACCTCAATAAATCCGTGAATGGAGGTAAGCGGGGTGCGCAGCTCATGGGAAGCATCAGACAGGAAACGCTGCATTTGCTCTTTGGACTCCCGCTCCGCTTCAAACGAGTCTTCAAGCCTCTCCAGCATGCCGTTAAAAGAAAGCGCCAGTTGATCCACTTCCTGTTGTCCCTGAATTGAAGGAAGACGTTCGCCCAAGCTGCCTGCATCAATCCGTTGTACCGTATCTACCATACTGGACAACGGGATCAATGTCCGCCGAAGCGCCTTGGTGTATAACACGAGCCCGGCCACCATTGCCAGCAGGGATAACATCAAGAAGATCAGAAGCTGTTTCACAATCAGATCCTTTAGTGGTTTCGTAGCAGTACCCATCTGCACCATGGGTAATCCGCGATTACGTGGTCCAGGCGAGGAGAAGACGATTAACTGCTCATTGCCTTGGCTATCCGTTACAATTTGGTACGGAACATGCTGTTTATCGTTGATCTGATCGGTAATGTTCTGATATTCAATGGACGTCAAACGAGGAGCAGTCAGACCGTCTTCACCAAAAATATCCTCGAAACCACTTTGATTATCAAATAAGGCCAGTGAACGATCAGGAATGTACAAGAAACGATTGCCTGATCCTCTTGGATCTGATCCGGATTGCCCGCCAAAAGGATTGTTTGTCGAACCATTACGTGAAGACGATCCAAGCCAGACAGGGGGCATGGACATGAGCTGCTCTTCCATGGTTTTCGCTTGGTTGCGATACAGAAAGCTTTCCATAATCCAGAATTGAAGAATGCCAATCAATAGTAACAGAGCAGCCAGAATGAACAGGGAGCGCGCGAGTAATTGAGAGCGAAGCGAACGTGGCGAGATCCATCGTTGCATCCATGCCCAAAGATGTTTATTTTTCTTTAATAAAAAGGCCATCAGAGATCCACCCGGTATCCGACACCTCGAAGGGTACGAATCAGTTTATGCTCTTTATCTCCCAGTTTGTCACGCAAGGAGCGGACGTACACCTCCACAATATTCTCTTCTCCTCCAAAATCGTACCCCCATACACGGTTTAGAATAGTCGCTTTACTCAGGACAATACCATGATTAAGCACGATGAATTTTAAGAGTTCATATTCGGTAGGAGACAACTCCAGAATCTGATTATGATAGGTAATCTCTTTGCGTTGATCATCAATTCGGAATGGACCATGAGTCACTGCGCCTATTAATAAAGGAAACTGATTACGCAGTCTTGCCTGAATCCGTGCAAGCAGTTCATCGAACGCAAAAGGTTTAATCATGTAGTCGTCAGCCCCAAGCCATAAACCCTTTACCCGATTCTCGATCTCATCTTTGGCTGTCAGCATGATCACTCCGATCTGAACCCCGCTCTTGCGCAGACGCTCAACCACCTCAAATCCGTCCATCTCCGGCATCATGACATCCAGAATGGCCATATGTGGACGAAAGTCGAGGGCCACCTCAAGTGCAGCGGCTCCATCCGAGGCCGTACGTACATCAAAGCCTTCGTTGCTTAGTCCAAGCTCCAGAAATTGCAAAATATGTGGTTCATCATCGGCCAAAAGTATTTTAATGCCAGTACTTAGCTTCATAAGCAGGCGTTCCCTCCCGTTAAATCCATCGATTACATACCCTCAATTCTAGAGGTCTATATGCTGTATTATCGCTCCCCAAACTGAAAATTAGCTGAAAAGTTTGCAAGTTATCCTCAGGCAACATTCAGCGGGCACTCATCCCAGTTTTACTTTGGCATGTCACAATAGTAGACATGAAGAACTTGAAGGAGTGATTGAGATTGAATAACGCCAAACGAAGGATTGATCTGGTCCTTCTGCCGATTGTTTTACTGGCGGCATTTCTGAACGGGTATGGCATCTGGAACGACCAATATGCCAATTCCTATTATACGACCGCCGTCGGAAGCATGCTGAGGAATTTCCATAACTTTTTCTACGCATCGCTCGACTCAGCTGGTTCGGTAACCGTAGACAAACCACCGGTTGTCTTCTGGATTCAAACCGCATTTGCTTACGTTTTTGGATTGCATGGATGGAGTGTTATTTTACCGCAAGCGTTAGCGGGGATTGGTTCGGTGCTGTTGATATATTTCATGGTCAAGCCTACATTTGGTCTTGCCGCGGCGCGAATCTCGGCACTTGCGATGGCGACTGTTCCTGTTGTGGCAGCGGTCAGCCGTACCAACAATATTGACAGCATGCTGGTCTTTACACTGCTGCTGGGTTCATGGTTTTTGTTCAAGGGAAGCAAGCAAGGCAGTACGTGGCGTATCCTGGTTGCCTTTGCACTCATTGGACTTGCTTTTAATATGAAAATGCTGCAAGCCTACATGATTCTTCCCGCTTTCTACTTGTTCTATCTGCTTGCATTCAACGCAAAGTGGAGAAGAAAAATCATTTTGCTGATAGGAAGTACGGCGGTGTTGGCAGTCGTTTCCTTATCCTGGGCGGTCACCGTGGATTCTATACCGACAGATGAACGGCCTTATATCGGCAGCAGTGAAACCAATTCGGTGCTGGAACTGGCTTTTGGATATAACGGCTTATCCCGTCTCACTGGGCAGCAGAATAGATCAGCGAATGCTGGGATGCCAAACGCCTCTGATGAAGGTAATGTTCGTGGCAACTCCAATTCCCAGGTTTCAGGAACCGATCAATCGGGCAGTGGCTCGGCTCCAACAGGCAATTTACCTGGAAACGGTGAAATGGGTGGCATGAACGGCATGACTTTCCCGGGTGGTCAAATGCCAAACGGTGTCGAGATGCCTAATGGAAGAAATTTCGGAGGTGGCAATGGTGGCGGTGGAGGCATGGGCGGCATGTTTGGCACGGGGGAAAAAGGTCCTCTGCGTTTGTTCCAGACTGAACTTTCCGGTCAGGCGAGTTGGCTTTTGCCCATTGTATTGCTTGGTTGCATTGCCATTTTTGCAGGATTAAGACGGAGAAATATAACGGATAAGCATAAGGAAGCTTTGTTCTGGCTGGCTTGGCTGCTTCCAGTAGCTGCTTTCTTTAGTGTGGCGGGTTTCTTCCATCAATACTATCTGATTATGCTCGCACCTCCGGTAGCCGCATTAACTGGAGCAGGCTTTGCGGTCATGTGGACGGCTTATCGTGAACGCAATGGCTGGCAAGCCGGGCTGCTTCCGTTATCCGTGCTGCTTACGACCATTTTCGGCTGGTATATCATGCAGGTGTATAACGACACCATCGGGGCAGGTTGGTCGATAAGTGAATTGATCGCAGGCATATTGATCACGATCATTCTGATTGTGATGATTAATCGTTCACACCCATGGAAACAGGGCTTGATTATCGCAGGCTTGATGGTCATGCTGATCGGTCCGACCTATTGGGCATTCACCCCTATCACGTATGGAGGCAACAGCATGATTCCGGCAGCTGGACCGACAGGTTCCAATGGGATGTTTGGCGGAATGGGCATGGCTATGGGAGATCGACAAGGGGATCGCAATGGTGGCGGAATGGGTATGACTCCGCCAAATGCATCAGATGACACGGACACCGATCCGAATTTCCCATCATCCGATGATGCGTACTCGAACAATGCAGGCAACGGAACACCTCCGAATTCAGGCGGAAACATGAATGGCGGCGGAGGAATGCCTACAATGGGTGGTCGAGGTGGCGCGGGAAACCGTAACGAAGAAGTGGATACCACAACACTGAATTATTTGAGAGAACATAACAAAGGTGAAACCTATCTCTTCGCAACGACGGACTACAACCAGGCAGCTCCATATATCATCGACGAAAATGAAGCAGTCATTACGCTTGGCGGGTTCTCGGGCTCAGATCCGGTGTATACCACGGAAAAACTGGAACAACTTGTGAAGAGTGGACAAGTGAAATACTTCATGGTAGGTGGCATGGGCGGCCGAGGCGGCAGTTCTGATATTGGTGACTGGATCAAGGAGCATGGTACCGAAATTCCAACGTCAGAGTGGAAGACGGGTACGGACAGCCGTTCCGGTTTTGGCGGTCAAACCACTTTATACGAAGTGAAATTATAAGCGTGATCGAATGGGATAAGGGAGGGAAGGAACATGGCTCAAAAGTGCCGTTACAGCATTATCATTCCAATGTATAACGAAGAAGCGGTGATTGAGGAGACTTATCGGCGTCTGAAAAAAGTGATGGGCAGTACGGGAGAGAGCTACGAGCTGCTGTTTGTCAATGACGGTAGCGTGGACCAAAGTGCACAGATGATCCGAGACTACGCCCGCTGGGATGAAAGTGTGAAGCTGATTGATTTTGCACGCAACTTCGGTCACCAGATCGCAATTACGGCAGGGATGGATTATGCAGCAGGCGATGCGGTCGTCATTATTGATGCGGATCTTCAGGACCCTCCCGAGCTGATATTGGACATGATTTCCAAGTGGAAGGAAGGCTATGAGGTTGTCTATGCCCGTCGGACCAGACGAAGCGGGGAAACCCGCTTCAAGAAATGGTCTGCAAGCCTGTTCTACCGCGTACTGCGAGCATCGACGGATACAGATATTCCAGTGGATACCGGGGATTTCCGCCTGATGGATCGCAAGGTATGTGATGAGATGAAACGTCTTCCGGAGAAGAATCGATTTGTTCGCGGACTGGTCAGTTGGGTGGGGTTTCGTCAGACGGCCATTGAGTATGAACGGGATGAACGCTTGGCAGGGGAGACCAAATACCCGTTGAAACGCATGTTAAAGCTGAGTCTGGACGGCATTACATCATTCTCACACAAACCGCTCAAGCTTGCAGGTTACGTAGGAGCTGTTCTATCCATCGGCGGCTTCATCTATATGTTAAGTGTCATCGCTTCAGCGATATTTACAGATTCAACGATCAAAGGATGGCCTTCCATGGTCAGCATCATGCTGATTTTTAACGGCTTCATTCTGATTATGCTGGGCATTCTTGGCGAGTATGTCGGCCGAATCTATGATGAAACGAAGGCGCGTCCGCTATATATCGTAAGAGATGTGTATCAGATGGAGAGTCAGTCGGGTCAGTCACGGTTAACGGGCAGAGTAGCTCATCATGACTAATCGTCTGGTCACGATATTGAAGTTCGGAATTGTGGGTGTCCTGAATACGGCAGTGGATGCATTGGCGTTCACGTTGCTCGCTGCCGCAGGTGCTCCTGCTCTAATTGCCCAGGTGATCTCGTATAGCTGTGGGGTCGTGAACAGTTACTGGTGGAACGGCAGATGGACCTTCCAGGATGCGGGAAGACAGGGTAAAAAAAATGAAATCATGCGTTTTGTAATCACCAATCTGGTGGTTCTGGCGTTATCCTCACTGATTCTGTACATCTGCAATAGCACATTAGGTTGGAGCGTTGTCATGAGTAAAATACTGGCGACTCTCTCGGGTATGGTTATCAACTATATTGCCAGTCAGTATTGGGTGTTCCGGGCAGAGCCCGTTCAAGGATCTGACCCTTCACCCGATGCGAATGAAAGGAGTGTTTCATGATATGAGAATTAAAAAAGCAGTCATTCCGGCAGCGGGGCTTGGCACCCGTTTCTTGCCGGCAACCAAGGCACAACCCAAAGAAATGCTGCCAATAGTGGACAAACCGGCCATTCAATACATTGTGGAAGAAGCGGTACAATCCGGCATTGAAAATATCATTATCGTAACCGGGCGCAATAAAAAATCGATTGAGGATCATTTTGACAAGTCGGTTGAGTTGGAGCACTCCCTGTACGCCAAAGGCAAGCAAGCACTACTGGAAGAGGTGCAAGCAATCAGCGAAATGGCCAGTATTCATTTTATCCGTCAAAAAGAGCCGCTGGGATTGGGCCATGCGATTGGGTGTGCACGTCAGTTTGTGGGAGATGATCCATTCGCGGTACTACTTGGAGATGATATTATGGTGTCTGATCCGCCAGCGCTCGCACAGATGATTCATTTATATGAAAAGACAGGCAGTCAGATTGTTGGCGTGCGGCAAGTGCAGGCTGCTGATGTGAGTAAATATGGGATTATTGATTCACAGGGGGCGGAGGATCGTGTTCACCGGATCACCAATTTGGTCGAAAAGCCTTCCATTGCAGAAGCGCCCTCGCGAACAGCCGTGATGGGACGTTACATTCTGAAACCGTCCATCTTTCCCATTCTGGATCGAATCGAAAGAGGTGCTGGAGGAGAATATCAGCTAACGGATGCGCTGAAAGAAGTAAGCCAGGTGGAAGAGCTGCTGGCTCTTGAACTGGAAGGACGCCGCTACGATATTGGTGATCAGTTCGGATATATTCAGGCGATCTTGGAGATCGGACTGATGCGTAAGGAATTACAGCCCATGCTGACTCCATATCTTCAGAAACTTTCAACTCAGTGGGCATAGGGGCATATGTAGCAGGCGTTTATATCTGCTGTAGGACGGGGGATCCTCCGTGCCATGCTTCTGGCATAGACTCCAGCATTGTACAATGCTTCCTGTCACGCTACAATGAGCTTGAAGTTCAAGTTGCTCTTTGAGGAGTGAGGAATCATATGCATGAATCTGTCATAAAGGATCTTATTCAGTATATGGATGTGGAGGATAACGCCGCCATTCAATACATTCAGACCGAGCATCGGTTGAAACTGGGACTCTTTTGGGGAATCACGGAAGGCAGCCGCGTTCTGGAAATCGGTTGTGGTCAGGGAGATACAACGGCCGTGCTTGCGCATCTGGTGGGGGAGCATGGGTACGTTCATGGTGTAGACATTGCACCAGAGAGTTATGGTGCACCGCTAACTGTGGGTGAAGCGGCAGCCAATCTGCGGAAATCTCCGCTAGGTAACCGAATTCGAATGGATTATGATTTCGATATTCTAAGTGATCAGGTCCAATTTGCCGAGAATGAGTTTGATG includes:
- a CDS encoding GNAT family N-acetyltransferase, coding for MREINYSDYFWQDDQVRLRALREEDWENHYYNRFDSPARRLLECAVELPPTNAEAKKFTEAFSDFSLDRGRIMFTIENMDGENVGGVNLNSIDERNGTFSIGIQIDRDHRGKGYGTRAIRILLKYAFFERRLNKFNDCVLEGNEPSAAMMRKLGCVEEGVRRQVIYTDGKYQDLILFGLTKDEFIDKEGLA
- a CDS encoding glycosyltransferase family 2 protein, whose amino-acid sequence is MAQKCRYSIIIPMYNEEAVIEETYRRLKKVMGSTGESYELLFVNDGSVDQSAQMIRDYARWDESVKLIDFARNFGHQIAITAGMDYAAGDAVVIIDADLQDPPELILDMISKWKEGYEVVYARRTRRSGETRFKKWSASLFYRVLRASTDTDIPVDTGDFRLMDRKVCDEMKRLPEKNRFVRGLVSWVGFRQTAIEYERDERLAGETKYPLKRMLKLSLDGITSFSHKPLKLAGYVGAVLSIGGFIYMLSVIASAIFTDSTIKGWPSMVSIMLIFNGFILIMLGILGEYVGRIYDETKARPLYIVRDVYQMESQSGQSRLTGRVAHHD
- a CDS encoding response regulator transcription factor, with product MKLSTGIKILLADDEPHILQFLELGLSNEGFDVRTASDGAAALEVALDFRPHMAILDVMMPEMDGFEVVERLRKSGVQIGVIMLTAKDEIENRVKGLWLGADDYMIKPFAFDELLARIQARLRNQFPLLIGAVTHGPFRIDDQRKEITYHNQILELSPTEYELLKFIVLNHGIVLSKATILNRVWGYDFGGEENIVEVYVRSLRDKLGDKEHKLIRTLRGVGYRVDL
- a CDS encoding GtrA family protein is translated as MTNRLVTILKFGIVGVLNTAVDALAFTLLAAAGAPALIAQVISYSCGVVNSYWWNGRWTFQDAGRQGKKNEIMRFVITNLVVLALSSLILYICNSTLGWSVVMSKILATLSGMVINYIASQYWVFRAEPVQGSDPSPDANERSVS
- a CDS encoding GNAT family N-acetyltransferase, which gives rise to MKQTIQSDELIIDCKDIYLREYRLEDLQKLQEITWQPEVYEFLPGWNATVEERTLWLTQYEIPENQNFKQAVLAGGDIGDLCLRLAIVLKENDEFIGWCCSGIKDELPAPNREIMYGISKYFRNRGYTTQAVQGITQYLFENTNVTVLNAIALLTNQASNKVIQKCNFEYLNMIEIENEPYNHYQLLKHQQ
- a CDS encoding sensor histidine kinase yields the protein MAFLLKKNKHLWAWMQRWISPRSLRSQLLARSLFILAALLLLIGILQFWIMESFLYRNQAKTMEEQLMSMPPVWLGSSSRNGSTNNPFGGQSGSDPRGSGNRFLYIPDRSLALFDNQSGFEDIFGEDGLTAPRLTSIEYQNITDQINDKQHVPYQIVTDSQGNEQLIVFSSPGPRNRGLPMVQMGTATKPLKDLIVKQLLIFLMLSLLAMVAGLVLYTKALRRTLIPLSSMVDTVQRIDAGSLGERLPSIQGQQEVDQLALSFNGMLERLEDSFEAERESKEQMQRFLSDASHELRTPLTSIHGFIEVLKRGAASNSEQLYSALNSMYGESVRINKLVEDLLMLTKLDQAPQQEQEIIQLGSLLLEMQPQLVMMARERQVHLDLTAEVHVMADAHKLKQVVLNLFHNAVQHTDSDRGAISITLYAAHHKAELTVKDNGSGIEPEHLPHIFERFYRTSSSRSRKQGGAGLGLAITRSIVESYGGKITVRSQPGAGTEFTILLPLVKNEV
- a CDS encoding HAD-IA family hydrolase → MDSKPQLVLDLAGVLISNLSSSFWQELARYAGTPFPVLIDQLSAIRKDLWTGRLTEGRFWIWMQTQYPNIEKMYAYELLEQTTELLPAMHCLERWSEQAELHLLSNHCHEWIEPILPLIQPYCKSITISNQVGYCKPNIEIYKLVQSHLHRDVRIIYVDDQAKNLKPAAELGWETLLADEQHQWIAEMDGWLADQRYSTI
- a CDS encoding S8 family serine peptidase; translation: MDRAIPDPTWQRLGFSEHPDVHTSGQGVGIVIIDSIKPHHLINHLNTRIKCVTVHENLTVTMKDISSNNGEEDHLKGEHGLMSVLALTHEPIRLEGMIHVGIAPAATYIVLDHGAFTAGEGERLKKGMDWILEHGIEWNIKIILSTGWQALDDEVHLQNTRENSTVKALDSAVQQGILVICSNGNTRLNNIMPPIQYLAVGGYVDRGRADRSSHVPFPDEPYGRNGDGHFRPDVLAPRLHLTIPSYKTEERDHSVSYYGGTSGAAALVAGVAAYLFSQFPELSSDMLRRALVEYGDPFESYDNPAPRINVANTIRYLKTVGGPKYIPNTLLITSIQNPFVAIHSMDEIERALALTMLVRSNVLSREELWDFTEDSSPIVRKIAVSTLREPINEQERKFYWECLLHEKEGGVRGWYMHGLLQNAPKEEIHNWMNSATDINWSVRWCVSEYMAQYPEYFPQLEKTQDPDSIQANALPLWQWYTALYCKEN
- a CDS encoding ArnT family glycosyltransferase — translated: MNNAKRRIDLVLLPIVLLAAFLNGYGIWNDQYANSYYTTAVGSMLRNFHNFFYASLDSAGSVTVDKPPVVFWIQTAFAYVFGLHGWSVILPQALAGIGSVLLIYFMVKPTFGLAAARISALAMATVPVVAAVSRTNNIDSMLVFTLLLGSWFLFKGSKQGSTWRILVAFALIGLAFNMKMLQAYMILPAFYLFYLLAFNAKWRRKIILLIGSTAVLAVVSLSWAVTVDSIPTDERPYIGSSETNSVLELAFGYNGLSRLTGQQNRSANAGMPNASDEGNVRGNSNSQVSGTDQSGSGSAPTGNLPGNGEMGGMNGMTFPGGQMPNGVEMPNGRNFGGGNGGGGGMGGMFGTGEKGPLRLFQTELSGQASWLLPIVLLGCIAIFAGLRRRNITDKHKEALFWLAWLLPVAAFFSVAGFFHQYYLIMLAPPVAALTGAGFAVMWTAYRERNGWQAGLLPLSVLLTTIFGWYIMQVYNDTIGAGWSISELIAGILITIILIVMINRSHPWKQGLIIAGLMVMLIGPTYWAFTPITYGGNSMIPAAGPTGSNGMFGGMGMAMGDRQGDRNGGGMGMTPPNASDDTDTDPNFPSSDDAYSNNAGNGTPPNSGGNMNGGGGMPTMGGRGGAGNRNEEVDTTTLNYLREHNKGETYLFATTDYNQAAPYIIDENEAVITLGGFSGSDPVYTTEKLEQLVKSGQVKYFMVGGMGGRGGSSDIGDWIKEHGTEIPTSEWKTGTDSRSGFGGQTTLYEVKL